CGACCCCGCGGGCTATATCCTGTTTGGGCGCAACATCGAAAATCGCGAGCAATTGCGGCGGTTGACCGACGACCTTCGGTCGCTCGACGGGCGCAGCAACCTGCCGATCCTGATCGATCAGGAAGGCGGGCGCGTCGCGCGGATGAAATCGCCCGAATGGCCCGATTTCCCGAGTGGTGCCGCGTTCGACGCACTGTATGAGCGCGCGCCCGCGAGCGCGATCGAGGCGGCGCGGCTCAACGCGATGGCGCTGGCCGTCATGCTGGCGGAAGTCGGGATCACCGTCGATTGCCTGCCGCTCCTCGACGTCCGCCAGCCGGGCGCGAGCGATGTCATCGGCGACCGCGCGCTCGGCAGCGAGCCGATGCGCGTCGCGGCGCTCGGCCGCGCGATCCTCAGCGGCCTGCAGGCCGGCGGCGTCGTCGGGATCGTCAAGCATATTCCGGGGCATGGGCGCGCGATGGCCGATTCGCACGAGGCCTTGCCCGTTGTTTCGGCGCTCGACCGCGACCTGCAGACCGACCTCGCGCCTTTTGCGGCGCTGCGCGATGCGGCAATGGCGATGACCTGCCATGTCGTGTTCGAAGCGTGGGATCCGGATCGCCCTGCGACATTGTCGCCGTTGATCATCGACAGCGTGATCCGCCAGCGGATCGGATTCCATGGCCTGCTGATGACCGACGATCTCGACATGAAGGCGCTCTCGGGCGACGTGCCG
The Sphingopyxis macrogoltabida genome window above contains:
- the nagZ gene encoding beta-N-acetylhexosaminidase, which gives rise to MIPAIFGLSGLTLTDNERAFFRDSDPAGYILFGRNIENREQLRRLTDDLRSLDGRSNLPILIDQEGGRVARMKSPEWPDFPSGAAFDALYERAPASAIEAARLNAMALAVMLAEVGITVDCLPLLDVRQPGASDVIGDRALGSEPMRVAALGRAILSGLQAGGVVGIVKHIPGHGRAMADSHEALPVVSALDRDLQTDLAPFAALRDAAMAMTCHVVFEAWDPDRPATLSPLIIDSVIRQRIGFHGLLMTDDLDMKALSGDVPSRAADAIAAGCDIALNCWGKMDDMIGIAKALDPISMISLARLEGAMDRIAGAHDPRQFATLVDQRDALLAVA